A region from the Colwellia sp. PAMC 21821 genome encodes:
- a CDS encoding extracellular solute-binding protein, with protein sequence MNSREHYITIKCLVFFLSIFVASSHGKEINLASFQLEPYVGTNLDHEGAISEIISAAFAIANKKVKISYFPAARARSVSKSQQYLGVFPVIENTVSTNDFILSDPLPGIQLALLKKKNNVTSESYNGKRIGVLRGTFLKIVKPKFKSAIIVEINSYLQLLKMLDIGRLDYVFIDKYTASDLMVNTLPYLIGQLEFVANSSDYLSFHLAIYKKNNVEAKQVIRAFNQGLKQISAAGYVDKILYKHGLLSFVNKHDKNTIRIATVDNKELLMMKKLSHLYEAQHPNIKLEWRVLDESVLRLRLMSDLAVTGGQFDIMTIGAYEATLWAEKGWLHPIENIGNDYDLADIIYSVKESLSYKDTLYALPFYAESSMTYYRKDLFHDAQINMPSRPTWSQIFAMAEQLKQVNKGVYSICLRGKPSWGESIALITTIVNSFGGQWFDENWQPQLTSKEWKSAVSFYINLMQKYGPPNVHTLGYQENLELFSQGKCAIWVDATVAAGTLYNPKISTVSDKVGFAAAPYEVTHKGANWQWSWALAIPISSNSYDNALDFIMWATSKNYIDEVAKFTSWISIPPGTRYSTYQNTNYNNEAPFSDFVFNTIISANAKETSLKKSPYKSVQYVDILEFPALGNLVGNKISKVLSGDKTLADALIESQEFAEMQMKLSKKNRN encoded by the coding sequence ATGAATAGTAGAGAACATTACATAACCATTAAGTGCCTAGTTTTTTTCTTATCTATATTCGTTGCTAGTTCACATGGCAAAGAAATAAATTTGGCGAGCTTTCAACTAGAGCCCTATGTAGGAACTAACTTAGATCATGAAGGCGCTATTTCTGAAATTATTTCTGCGGCATTTGCGATAGCCAATAAAAAAGTAAAAATATCATATTTTCCTGCGGCCAGAGCTAGGTCAGTCAGCAAAAGTCAACAATACCTAGGTGTTTTTCCAGTTATAGAAAACACCGTTTCGACTAACGACTTTATCTTATCGGATCCACTACCTGGTATTCAGTTAGCGTTATTAAAGAAAAAAAATAATGTAACGTCCGAATCATATAATGGTAAGAGAATCGGTGTACTCAGAGGTACCTTTTTAAAAATTGTAAAACCAAAGTTTAAGAGCGCAATTATTGTAGAAATAAATAGCTACCTGCAACTGCTAAAAATGTTAGATATTGGCAGGTTAGACTATGTTTTTATCGATAAATACACGGCATCAGACTTAATGGTTAATACCCTGCCATATTTGATAGGTCAATTGGAGTTTGTAGCGAATAGCAGTGATTATTTAAGCTTTCATTTAGCTATCTATAAAAAAAATAACGTTGAAGCTAAGCAAGTAATACGCGCATTTAATCAAGGCCTAAAGCAAATTAGTGCGGCAGGTTATGTAGATAAAATCTTATACAAACACGGCTTGTTATCGTTTGTAAATAAACATGATAAAAATACCATTAGAATAGCAACTGTAGATAATAAAGAGTTGTTGATGATGAAGAAGTTGTCTCACTTGTACGAGGCTCAACACCCTAATATAAAATTGGAATGGCGTGTATTAGACGAGTCTGTATTAAGGCTGCGTTTGATGAGTGACCTCGCTGTTACTGGCGGGCAATTCGATATTATGACGATAGGCGCCTATGAAGCAACACTTTGGGCGGAAAAAGGATGGCTGCACCCAATAGAAAACATAGGCAACGATTATGACTTAGCTGATATTATTTATTCGGTTAAAGAGAGTTTAAGTTATAAAGACACGCTTTATGCACTGCCGTTTTACGCTGAAAGTTCGATGACTTATTATCGTAAAGACTTGTTTCATGATGCTCAAATTAACATGCCTAGCCGACCAACATGGTCGCAAATTTTTGCCATGGCTGAACAGTTAAAACAAGTAAATAAAGGCGTTTATAGTATCTGTTTACGCGGTAAACCTTCTTGGGGAGAAAGTATTGCTTTGATCACGACAATTGTTAATAGTTTTGGTGGGCAATGGTTTGACGAAAATTGGCAACCACAATTAACTTCTAAAGAGTGGAAATCAGCAGTTTCCTTCTATATAAATTTAATGCAAAAATATGGTCCTCCAAATGTACATACATTAGGGTATCAAGAAAATCTTGAGCTATTTTCTCAAGGTAAATGTGCAATTTGGGTTGATGCAACCGTTGCAGCGGGTACTTTGTATAACCCGAAAATATCTACTGTTTCTGATAAAGTCGGATTTGCAGCAGCTCCTTATGAAGTTACTCACAAAGGTGCTAATTGGCAGTGGAGTTGGGCCTTAGCTATCCCTATTTCATCTAATTCTTATGACAATGCCCTTGATTTTATCATGTGGGCGACATCAAAAAACTATATAGACGAAGTTGCTAAGTTTACTAGTTGGATTTCCATTCCTCCAGGTACTCGTTACTCAACTTATCAAAACACAAATTATAACAATGAAGCACCTTTTAGCGACTTTGTTTTTAATACGATTATCAGTGCAAACGCTAAAGAAACCTCTCTGAAGAAAAGTCCTTATAAGAGCGTACAATACGTTGATATTCTTGAATTTCCTGCGTTAGGGAATTTAGTAGGTAATAAAATAAGTAAAGTTTTATCTGGCGATAAAACTTTAGCTGATGCATTAATTGAATCTCAAGAATTTGCCGAAATGCAGATGAAACTTTCAAAGAAAAATAGGAATTAA
- a CDS encoding YgjV family protein — translation MQFKNKNYILAALSVSCLFNGFHFLLLDQPTAGYIFLFSSIRFLISIKWKFQWISVVSLCLSLLITISTYNGLLSIIGFMATILITTGSFSHNDKFLRLMMISGGLLWFIHNLILGSPIGLIVETVFVGSSCIGYYRYYIAKKPAEQAI, via the coding sequence ATGCAATTTAAAAACAAAAACTATATTTTAGCGGCGTTGTCAGTGAGTTGCTTATTTAATGGTTTTCACTTCTTGTTGCTTGACCAACCAACCGCTGGCTATATATTTTTATTTTCTAGTATTCGTTTTTTAATATCAATTAAATGGAAATTCCAATGGATTTCGGTAGTTTCACTGTGCCTAAGCTTACTGATCACAATATCGACATATAACGGACTGCTAAGTATTATTGGCTTTATGGCAACTATTTTGATCACCACAGGCTCCTTTAGCCATAATGATAAGTTTTTACGATTAATGATGATATCCGGCGGGTTATTATGGTTTATTCATAACCTTATTTTAGGCTCACCTATTGGGCTAATTGTAGAAACTGTTTTTGTTGGCAGTAGCTGTATTGGTTATTATCGTTATTATATTGCAAAAAAGCCTGCTGAGCAGGCTATATAA
- a CDS encoding multidrug effflux MFS transporter produces the protein MTNKQRLPLLILMVIFSPLAIDIFLPALPVMAAEFVVPMNEIQWSITIFILSLGFGQLISGPLADRYGRRPVALGGILIYGLASIISAYSDSLAFFLVSRLMQGFGACAIVVSAFASVRDKYNAIESGVMYSYLNSAICCIPALAPLLGTVLTEHFGWRSNFEFMAGYAVFAGLILFFTLKETRPENTQRHKNLISTAHFMPVLKHPVFMFNALLVMLSMAIIIAYVSSSPAWLMVRLGLNQESFVYWFSLNATINIVACFLAPRVLVKFGARVTIGFGMVLLIIAGLLMLALLPWQTPSAFMIPIMISSLGFSFLMGACAGQALAPFGEKAGSASALLGFMQMSGSAVIVYLLQLLPLNEAEQLTLLMLLIIPVYAIWKLPQVKKHILLENY, from the coding sequence ATGACAAATAAACAACGACTACCCCTACTAATTTTAATGGTTATTTTTAGCCCATTAGCCATAGACATTTTTTTACCCGCTTTGCCTGTTATGGCAGCAGAATTCGTCGTTCCTATGAATGAAATTCAGTGGAGCATAACAATATTTATTTTAAGCTTGGGTTTTGGCCAGCTTATAAGTGGGCCACTTGCTGATCGCTATGGTCGTCGACCAGTAGCATTGGGCGGCATACTCATTTATGGCTTAGCTTCTATCATCTCAGCTTATTCAGACAGCTTAGCGTTTTTTCTTGTCAGCCGTTTAATGCAAGGTTTTGGGGCCTGCGCGATAGTCGTTTCAGCTTTTGCCAGCGTACGTGATAAATATAACGCGATTGAAAGTGGCGTGATGTACTCATATTTAAATAGCGCTATATGTTGTATTCCCGCGCTTGCTCCCTTGTTAGGTACTGTATTAACAGAACATTTTGGTTGGCGCAGTAACTTTGAATTTATGGCAGGCTACGCTGTTTTTGCCGGATTAATTTTATTTTTTACCCTTAAAGAAACCAGACCTGAAAATACACAACGACATAAAAATCTTATTTCTACGGCCCATTTTATGCCGGTATTGAAGCATCCGGTATTTATGTTTAATGCCTTACTTGTAATGTTATCTATGGCAATTATTATTGCTTATGTCAGCAGTTCGCCAGCTTGGTTAATGGTACGCTTAGGGTTAAATCAAGAAAGTTTTGTTTATTGGTTTAGTTTAAATGCAACAATTAACATTGTTGCTTGTTTTCTGGCTCCTAGAGTTTTAGTCAAGTTTGGAGCCAGAGTAACAATAGGTTTTGGCATGGTTTTACTCATTATCGCCGGTTTGTTAATGTTAGCTTTATTGCCTTGGCAAACACCTAGCGCTTTTATGATACCGATAATGATCAGTTCATTAGGTTTTTCGTTTCTTATGGGCGCATGTGCTGGACAAGCACTCGCACCTTTTGGTGAAAAAGCCGGTTCAGCTTCAGCGCTTTTAGGCTTTATGCAAATGAGCGGTTCTGCGGTTATTGTTTACTTATTACAATTATTACCCCTAAACGAAGCTGAGCAATTAACTTTATTAATGCTGCTTATCATTCCCGTATATGCAATATGGAAATTACCGCAAGTAAAAAAACATATTCTGCTTGAGAACTACTAA
- a CDS encoding tRNA-(ms[2]io[6]A)-hydroxylase: MFELKYKTPKTWADVVLNDFDAFLTDHAAAEKKASGMAMSMISHYPDRKSVVKAMADLAIEELIHFKQVLKLIYARGGQLGADEKDPYINQIRKVFRNGSDVFFMDRLIVAGVIEARGHERFSLIAEALPEGKDKDFYQAIAKSEEKHKNLFIELAYEYFAKKDVDQRLTEVLDIEADICAALPFRAALH; encoded by the coding sequence ATGTTCGAATTAAAATATAAAACCCCAAAAACGTGGGCCGATGTCGTGCTTAATGACTTCGATGCATTTCTAACTGATCATGCCGCGGCAGAAAAAAAAGCTTCAGGTATGGCCATGTCAATGATCTCGCATTATCCTGATCGCAAATCTGTTGTGAAAGCAATGGCCGATTTAGCCATTGAAGAGCTTATCCATTTTAAGCAAGTACTAAAGTTAATTTATGCCCGCGGCGGTCAATTAGGTGCTGATGAAAAAGACCCTTACATTAACCAAATTAGAAAAGTGTTTCGTAACGGCAGTGACGTGTTTTTCATGGACCGATTAATAGTAGCAGGTGTTATTGAAGCTCGCGGACATGAACGATTTTCTTTAATTGCAGAAGCGCTACCAGAAGGCAAAGATAAGGACTTTTATCAAGCCATCGCAAAGTCAGAAGAAAAGCATAAAAACCTATTTATTGAATTAGCCTATGAGTATTTTGCCAAAAAAGATGTTGATCAACGTTTGACAGAAGTTTTAGACATTGAAGCAGATATTTGTGCGGCGCTGCCATTTCGTGCTGCTTTGCATTAA
- a CDS encoding MoxR family ATPase, whose protein sequence is MMQTVVANILAQIESVVIGKPHQVKLALACLLAKGHILIEDLPGMGKTTLANTLALTLGLSYQRIQFTSDLMPADVIGIAIFDETTKSFQLHPGAIFNQVVLADEVNRASPKTQSALLEAMEEGRVSVDGVTHQLPEPFFVIATQNPMSHAGTYPLPESQLDRFMMRLSLGFPSIDAERKILQSTASHRDVTEIKPFLQVEQLREIQQHISSVRVSPAIIDYVIALCRVSRQSESQAKALSPRAGKSLLAAAKSWAFMESRDYVIPEDIQAVFSPVCEHRLAPQQHHIFDQADEISQQILSQVDPTNPLG, encoded by the coding sequence ATTATGCAAACCGTGGTAGCCAATATTTTGGCTCAAATAGAATCCGTGGTCATTGGCAAGCCTCATCAAGTTAAATTAGCCTTGGCGTGTTTATTAGCTAAAGGCCATATTTTAATTGAAGACTTACCCGGTATGGGCAAAACAACCTTAGCTAATACTTTGGCCTTAACGTTAGGTTTGTCGTATCAACGTATTCAATTTACTTCAGATTTAATGCCTGCTGATGTTATCGGTATTGCTATTTTTGATGAAACGACCAAATCATTTCAACTCCACCCTGGCGCTATTTTTAATCAAGTGGTTTTAGCTGATGAAGTAAACCGTGCCAGCCCTAAAACCCAAAGTGCTTTGCTAGAAGCTATGGAAGAAGGGCGGGTGAGTGTCGATGGTGTTACTCATCAATTACCTGAGCCATTTTTTGTTATTGCTACGCAAAATCCGATGTCACATGCGGGGACTTATCCGTTACCTGAATCGCAATTAGACCGTTTTATGATGCGACTTTCACTTGGTTTTCCGAGTATAGATGCCGAACGTAAAATTTTACAGTCAACAGCCTCACATCGTGATGTTACTGAAATAAAGCCTTTTTTACAGGTTGAGCAATTACGAGAAATACAACAACATATTTCTTCCGTTCGGGTTTCGCCAGCGATTATTGATTATGTTATTGCCCTATGTCGAGTCAGTCGACAAAGTGAGTCACAAGCTAAAGCATTATCGCCGCGTGCCGGTAAATCATTACTAGCCGCCGCTAAGTCTTGGGCTTTTATGGAAAGTCGTGATTATGTTATACCCGAAGATATTCAAGCGGTTTTCTCACCTGTTTGTGAGCATAGGTTAGCACCACAACAACACCATATTTTTGATCAGGCAGATGAAATATCACAGCAAATACTATCGCAAGTTGACCCGACTAATCCGCTAGGTTAG
- a CDS encoding DUF58 domain-containing protein, translating to MSSKRKNSMLSSIKSGLKSLLNKRFNAWLSRRIPQHSQQVINHRNIFIIPTRFGVGLMMFMLLLFLLGTNYQNNVIILISYLLVSFFIVVLHHSFFNLSGLRFQAISSLQGFVDSQLYFPLVVTSKKTRFNIRFTFDQPPVKLEQEIDHREAKNNTLKSQFDHVTLTELAVGENNIRIPYFVRKRGEYSLGRVLIISEFGFGLFRTWTRLDFAQQVTAYPEPIENIWTDKQQSVAGEEVENNVESYQDSFQPGQDEFHQLQQYQLGEPLSRVAWKQVARGQGWLTKQYQQALSGKLELDFEHLPSGTLEQRLSWLSYAIKDCSDKQIAFSLKLPNQVVEYDQSSQHTLKCLTALARY from the coding sequence TTGTCAAGTAAACGAAAAAACTCCATGCTTTCATCGATAAAGTCAGGATTAAAAAGCTTACTGAATAAGCGTTTTAATGCCTGGCTATCACGTCGTATTCCACAACACAGCCAACAAGTTATTAATCATCGCAATATTTTTATCATACCAACGCGATTTGGTGTCGGTTTGATGATGTTTATGTTATTGCTATTTTTACTGGGCACTAATTATCAGAATAATGTCATTATTTTGATCAGTTATTTGCTGGTGAGTTTTTTTATTGTTGTTTTGCACCACAGTTTTTTTAACCTGTCTGGCTTGCGGTTTCAGGCAATCAGTTCATTACAAGGCTTTGTTGATTCACAGCTGTATTTCCCGCTCGTTGTAACCAGTAAAAAAACACGCTTCAATATACGCTTTACTTTTGATCAACCCCCAGTAAAGCTTGAGCAAGAAATTGATCACAGGGAAGCTAAAAATAACACACTAAAAAGTCAGTTTGACCATGTAACACTTACAGAATTAGCCGTAGGTGAAAACAATATTCGAATACCCTATTTTGTTCGCAAGCGCGGTGAATATTCATTGGGTAGAGTGTTAATTATTAGCGAGTTTGGTTTTGGCTTATTTAGAACTTGGACAAGATTAGATTTTGCACAGCAAGTGACAGCTTATCCTGAACCCATTGAAAATATTTGGACGGATAAGCAACAAAGTGTTGCAGGCGAAGAGGTGGAAAATAATGTTGAAAGTTATCAAGACAGTTTTCAACCGGGCCAAGATGAATTTCATCAATTACAACAGTACCAATTAGGTGAACCGCTGAGTCGTGTGGCATGGAAACAAGTCGCTCGCGGGCAAGGTTGGTTAACAAAACAATATCAACAAGCCTTGTCAGGCAAGCTAGAATTAGACTTTGAACACTTGCCCTCAGGCACACTGGAGCAGCGTTTAAGTTGGCTAAGTTATGCCATTAAAGACTGCAGTGATAAACAAATTGCCTTTTCGCTGAAACTACCTAATCAAGTGGTTGAATACGACCAGAGTTCACAACATACCTTAAAATGCTTAACCGCATTGGCACGTTATTGA
- a CDS encoding DUF3488 and transglutaminase-like domain-containing protein, which translates to MTKNIPPKMKENVQPSESKSKKAEKNNDLKLNSKMYFCLLAFQLLNLLTLVLQFNLIYLLFAIFVLVLQFIVHFKVFRKSTFIKHQPAHFYEAPKIIPSWLILVLAISGSVGIAVAGQTLGLLLSMIHLLCFAYSLKMFEIPSRKDLYQLVVLGIFVATSSLIFIQSIYFSLAVIILVLGNFLILINLFAPTIALSAQAKLLAKLSLYSIPLAVILFVGFPKLSPFWQVPNVESAKVGLSDSVKIGDIAQLALSDELAFRVSFQNSNPEHAQLYWRAMVLDDFDGVTWRQGLREKGQQNNQRYGSASLEHANSSTGIEISGTGLSYQVIAEPSFQSWLFALDFATSEQGNIGQRNDFSLFYRGIISQTLSYQVTSYPKAILAPTLGDETRAVNLILSTDNNPKLLAKGLQLRKKYRDDRQLINHVLAEFNQENYFYTLQPPRLNNNSLDQFYFDTRAGFCEHYASTFTYLMRAAGVPARMVVGYLGGEFNPNGNYLSVYQRNAHAWSEVWLPDSGWQRVDPTAAVDPERVERGFSSNLMQEYDNLSSGIFSMQPLRAMWWYKQLKMQIDSIDYQWTRWVIGYTGQKQSRVMAQLLASLKQGKNIVYFLLILIGIALLVYLYKLMKVKAKPDDKIKALYLKTLTLLAQHKLVKIRSMTAQQFADFIDTTRPELSAHFAIISNGFTQLAYQNFDVKSEQERHIQLIKLQSSYRHLRMQLWLVKFGIR; encoded by the coding sequence ATGACAAAAAACATTCCACCAAAAATGAAAGAAAACGTTCAGCCTAGTGAAAGTAAAAGTAAAAAGGCTGAAAAAAATAATGATTTAAAGCTTAATAGCAAAATGTATTTTTGTTTATTAGCTTTTCAGCTGCTTAATCTTTTAACCTTGGTTTTGCAGTTTAATTTAATCTATTTGTTATTTGCCATTTTTGTATTGGTACTACAATTTATTGTTCATTTTAAAGTTTTTCGTAAAAGCACATTCATAAAACATCAGCCTGCACACTTTTATGAAGCCCCTAAAATAATACCTTCTTGGTTAATTTTAGTATTGGCCATATCAGGCAGTGTTGGTATTGCGGTTGCAGGTCAAACCCTCGGGCTTTTATTGAGTATGATCCATTTACTATGCTTTGCTTATAGTTTGAAAATGTTTGAAATACCCAGTCGTAAAGATCTATATCAATTGGTGGTATTAGGTATTTTTGTTGCTACCTCTTCATTAATTTTCATTCAGTCTATCTACTTTTCATTAGCCGTTATAATTTTAGTTTTAGGTAATTTTTTAATTTTAATTAATTTATTTGCCCCAACAATAGCCTTGTCTGCACAAGCTAAATTATTAGCAAAACTCAGCTTATATTCAATACCGTTAGCGGTGATTTTATTTGTAGGCTTTCCCAAGTTAAGTCCATTTTGGCAGGTGCCTAATGTTGAATCGGCGAAAGTTGGACTTTCTGATAGCGTAAAAATTGGCGATATAGCACAGTTAGCCTTGTCAGATGAATTGGCATTTAGGGTGAGCTTTCAAAACAGCAACCCCGAGCATGCACAGTTATATTGGCGTGCGATGGTATTAGATGATTTCGATGGTGTAACTTGGCGACAAGGGCTTCGAGAGAAAGGTCAACAGAATAATCAGCGTTATGGCTCAGCAAGCTTAGAGCATGCGAATAGTTCAACAGGTATTGAGATAAGTGGCACAGGCTTAAGTTACCAAGTCATTGCAGAGCCTAGTTTCCAGTCTTGGTTGTTTGCACTTGATTTCGCTACCAGTGAACAAGGCAATATTGGCCAGCGTAATGACTTTTCGTTGTTTTATCGCGGTATTATTAGTCAAACATTGAGTTATCAAGTCACCAGTTATCCCAAAGCCATACTTGCGCCGACATTGGGCGATGAAACACGCGCAGTGAATTTAATTTTATCAACCGACAATAATCCTAAACTGTTAGCTAAAGGCCTACAATTACGCAAAAAATATCGTGACGACAGGCAGTTAATTAATCATGTATTAGCTGAGTTTAATCAAGAGAATTACTTTTACACCTTGCAACCACCGCGCTTAAATAACAATAGTTTAGATCAGTTTTATTTCGATACACGGGCGGGTTTTTGTGAACATTATGCCAGTACCTTCACTTATTTAATGCGTGCCGCGGGTGTTCCTGCTCGGATGGTGGTGGGGTATTTAGGTGGCGAGTTCAATCCTAATGGTAATTATTTAAGTGTATATCAGCGTAATGCTCACGCTTGGTCCGAGGTATGGCTTCCTGATAGCGGTTGGCAGCGAGTTGACCCTACCGCAGCGGTTGATCCCGAACGTGTTGAAAGGGGCTTTTCAAGTAATTTAATGCAGGAATATGACAATTTATCTTCTGGAATTTTTTCGATGCAACCGTTACGTGCAATGTGGTGGTATAAGCAACTTAAAATGCAAATTGACTCGATTGACTATCAATGGACACGATGGGTAATTGGTTACACAGGCCAAAAGCAATCACGTGTTATGGCACAACTGCTAGCAAGTTTAAAGCAAGGTAAAAACATTGTTTACTTCCTACTAATATTAATCGGTATCGCCTTGCTCGTTTATTTGTATAAATTAATGAAAGTGAAGGCAAAGCCTGATGATAAAATTAAAGCACTTTATTTAAAAACCCTGACATTATTAGCACAGCATAAGCTCGTTAAAATAAGGTCGATGACCGCGCAACAGTTTGCTGACTTTATCGATACGACAAGACCTGAGTTGTCTGCACACTTTGCGATAATATCCAATGGTTTTACACAATTAGCCTATCAAAACTTTGATGTTAAAAGCGAACAAGAACGCCATATTCAGTTAATCAAATTGCAAAGTAGTTACCGGCATTTACGCATGCAATTATGGTTAGTCAAGTTTGGTATAAGGTAA
- a CDS encoding GldG family protein — protein MSIKNNHILQLKKLLPALIGITLFSFILGLSLFYIDAQFSILSFNLASCLTLGGSIAFIVLLILNNKLNDTATLGETNQVAISGLSIGKQWKKPLRIFTMIMASLAFLAISHYAANSITTRWDVTENEQHTLTKNTIAFISTLKEEVELTALYVGLPPKYLQDLFNEYERLSAGLISTQIIDPIDNISFAAKFGNVVSGRERKVIVQSSNGRKDVDFSDDALTEEKLTNAIARASSPPRQVYFLVGHGEYSITNTDNVGLSTFKQLLADNNVQSKTLMLGITQSIPADCDVLIIAGARTELTEQEDKLIIDYLTAGGDALFLIEHTTVTSPDKPLTAEQLQENPSLNSIINHWGLNIKSDIVVDLTNHVGDDVGSPATKNYQQHKAITEGLDYTFYVRPRSIEMLPERRPSIKLAVIASTASKEKSWAETNRNLAIQYDQGIDTPGPVPISYVVLEEHKADNTAPSPLPYKTNTPRSDTRIIVFTDADFITNVYINQYSNAQMGLNIVNWLAELDYQAFVRAKVIKIERLDLTSKQMRQVVVILFFTIFFFFIIGMVVWLKSKQR, from the coding sequence ATGAGCATTAAAAACAATCATATTTTACAACTGAAAAAACTATTGCCAGCGTTAATCGGTATAACACTGTTTAGCTTTATATTAGGTTTGTCGCTATTTTATATCGATGCACAGTTTTCCATACTGTCCTTCAACCTAGCCAGTTGTCTGACACTTGGTGGTAGCATAGCCTTTATTGTCTTGCTGATATTAAACAACAAACTTAATGATACGGCTACGTTAGGAGAAACTAACCAAGTTGCTATTAGCGGACTTTCCATCGGCAAACAATGGAAAAAACCCTTACGCATTTTCACTATGATAATGGCGAGTTTAGCGTTTCTTGCGATTAGCCATTATGCGGCCAATAGCATAACGACTCGATGGGATGTTACCGAAAATGAACAACATACCTTAACAAAGAACACCATAGCGTTTATTAGCACACTTAAAGAAGAAGTCGAATTAACCGCACTGTATGTCGGGTTACCACCCAAATATTTACAAGATTTATTTAATGAATATGAAAGGCTATCTGCTGGGCTTATTAGTACACAAATAATAGACCCAATAGATAATATTTCATTCGCTGCTAAGTTTGGAAATGTGGTCAGTGGCCGTGAGCGCAAGGTTATTGTGCAATCAAGTAATGGCCGTAAGGACGTTGACTTTAGTGATGACGCACTCACGGAAGAAAAACTCACTAATGCCATTGCCCGTGCTAGTAGTCCACCAAGGCAAGTTTACTTTCTCGTTGGCCATGGCGAATATTCAATAACAAATACTGACAATGTTGGTTTATCAACCTTTAAACAGTTATTGGCAGATAACAACGTACAAAGCAAAACATTGATGTTAGGTATAACGCAGTCGATTCCTGCTGATTGTGATGTGCTGATTATTGCCGGTGCGAGAACTGAACTTACCGAACAGGAAGATAAGTTAATTATTGATTATTTGACCGCAGGTGGCGATGCGCTATTTCTGATTGAACATACCACAGTTACCTCGCCTGACAAGCCCCTAACGGCAGAGCAGCTGCAAGAAAACCCGTCATTAAATAGTATTATTAATCACTGGGGGCTTAACATTAAGTCAGATATTGTGGTTGATTTAACTAACCATGTTGGCGACGATGTTGGCAGCCCAGCCACCAAAAACTATCAACAACATAAAGCCATTACCGAAGGTTTAGATTATACCTTTTACGTTAGACCACGCTCCATTGAAATGTTACCGGAGCGTCGTCCAAGCATTAAGTTAGCAGTCATTGCGTCTACCGCATCAAAAGAAAAAAGTTGGGCAGAAACTAATAGAAATTTAGCCATTCAATATGACCAAGGCATAGATACCCCAGGCCCGGTGCCAATTTCTTATGTCGTGCTTGAAGAACACAAAGCTGACAATACTGCGCCAAGTCCCCTTCCCTACAAAACGAATACACCTCGTTCAGACACTCGTATCATTGTGTTTACCGACGCTGATTTCATCACCAATGTTTATATTAATCAATACAGCAATGCCCAAATGGGACTGAATATTGTCAATTGGTTAGCCGAACTAGACTATCAGGCTTTTGTGCGTGCAAAAGTGATAAAGATTGAACGTTTAGACTTAACCAGCAAACAAATGCGTCAAGTCGTAGTGATATTATTCTTCACCATATTTTTCTTTTTTATTATTGGAATGGTGGTTTGGTTAAAGTCAAAACAACGTTGA
- a CDS encoding ABC transporter permease: MNKIIALTKKELHGYFSSPVAYIILIACLSLFNVLFFMLIEQNREVSLRDIFQVMEFMFIFIIPLLTMKLFSEEKANGTMEFLLTAPLTPTMIVLGKYFSMLIFYSLLIAVTSVYYFIVEYYGEPDPYSILSGYVGIWLEGAFFIAIGLLTSSWTRNQIIAAMTAYVMLFSLYFSVSFTKYFTGFAESFLMQLSTRTHLENFAVGVITASDIIYYLAGIILCLVLTTLSINHKLWQ, translated from the coding sequence ATGAATAAAATTATTGCACTCACCAAAAAAGAGCTCCATGGCTATTTTAGTAGCCCTGTCGCCTACATCATCCTCATCGCTTGCCTGTCATTGTTTAATGTGCTTTTTTTTATGCTGATAGAGCAAAATAGAGAAGTGTCGTTACGCGATATTTTTCAAGTGATGGAGTTTATGTTTATTTTCATTATCCCTTTATTAACCATGAAGTTATTTTCTGAAGAAAAGGCTAATGGCACCATGGAGTTTTTACTTACGGCGCCTTTAACACCGACTATGATCGTTTTGGGTAAATATTTCAGCATGCTAATTTTTTACTCGTTATTAATTGCTGTAACCAGTGTTTACTATTTTATTGTTGAATATTATGGTGAGCCAGACCCTTATAGTATTTTATCGGGTTATGTTGGTATTTGGTTAGAGGGTGCCTTTTTTATCGCTATAGGTTTACTAACCTCGTCATGGACGCGTAATCAAATAATTGCCGCCATGACCGCTTACGTTATGCTATTTTCACTTTACTTTTCAGTAAGCTTTACAAAATATTTCACGGGTTTTGCAGAAAGCTTTCTGATGCAATTAAGCACTCGAACACATCTTGAAAACTTTGCCGTTGGTGTTATCACAGCCAGCGATATTATCTATTATTTAGCCGGTATTATACTTTGCTTGGTATTAACCACTTTAAGCATCAACCATAAGTTGTGGCAATAA